Proteins from one Corynebacterium testudinoris genomic window:
- a CDS encoding sucrase ferredoxin, translated as MDETESAAEVQRCSDVRGEPLPGSAKKERVYVILEWPQGWSRDVLDGGVFGDELTAQLKKKLSKVASLQLIRQPGRDGRQIDKHRLYLVFVEQARTELLAVDGPEAILDLDLSGPGRNGGQLVEDPLILVCTHGKRDVCCAVKGRPLAAELADRFPGVWETSHTKGHRFAPSILLMPWGYSFGRLNVEAASAMVAAAIKGEWFQPGNRGCGLYSPRGQVAEVAVAGMLDHLSYGDLTVVEGDPVVVTHVDGRRWAVELEKKEVAGVISSCGDAPKTSAVWVASAIEAMPPLPIQ; from the coding sequence ATGGATGAGACTGAATCAGCAGCCGAGGTGCAGCGTTGCTCCGATGTGAGGGGCGAGCCCCTGCCTGGTTCTGCCAAAAAGGAGCGGGTGTATGTCATTTTGGAGTGGCCGCAGGGGTGGAGCCGCGACGTCCTTGACGGCGGGGTATTCGGCGATGAGCTGACGGCGCAGCTGAAGAAGAAGCTGAGCAAGGTCGCTAGCCTGCAACTGATCCGCCAGCCCGGGCGGGACGGGCGGCAGATAGACAAGCACCGCCTCTACTTGGTGTTCGTGGAGCAGGCCCGTACCGAGCTCCTGGCCGTCGATGGGCCGGAAGCGATCCTGGACCTCGACCTGTCCGGCCCTGGCCGCAATGGCGGTCAGCTTGTGGAAGACCCGCTGATTTTGGTGTGTACGCACGGCAAGCGCGATGTGTGTTGTGCGGTCAAGGGTCGGCCCCTCGCTGCGGAGTTGGCTGACCGGTTCCCGGGGGTGTGGGAGACCTCGCACACCAAAGGCCACCGCTTCGCGCCCTCCATCCTGCTCATGCCCTGGGGATATAGTTTCGGGCGGCTCAACGTGGAGGCGGCGTCGGCGATGGTGGCGGCCGCGATCAAGGGGGAGTGGTTCCAGCCCGGCAACCGCGGCTGTGGGCTCTATAGTCCGCGTGGTCAGGTCGCTGAAGTTGCGGTGGCGGGGATGCTGGATCACCTCAGCTACGGCGACCTCACCGTCGTGGAGGGGGACCCCGTGGTGGTCACCCACGTCGATGGTCGCCGCTGGGCGGTGGAGTTGGAGAAGAAAGAGGTAGCTGGCGTCATCTCCTCCTGCGGCGATGCCCCGAAGACCTCTGCGGTGTGGGTGGCTAGCGCAATTGAGGCAATGCCCCCGCTACCGATTCAATGA
- a CDS encoding HAD hydrolase family protein produces MKMAAFDIDGTILFPEGIAPDVLAALQEWQAAGHLAVAATGKSRSALDHALRPYGFRFDYDIIYTGAVVTGTPFRATLPAELVRRLIAMLIDVPGITVFATMLGERDALFTQLPAGTADSTILRDYTRMTLADIADAHEFVGLPLWVTDGDLHELAQRLAEQFPEVDVVTNQMFVDIVPKGASKGSGLINLMTHLGLDRSAVTLYTFGDSWNDLSMHAIADRSFAFPWSPAEVIDTADEVIESVAGALPQLR; encoded by the coding sequence ATGAAGATGGCGGCGTTCGACATCGATGGCACGATTTTGTTCCCCGAGGGGATCGCGCCTGATGTCCTCGCCGCCTTGCAGGAGTGGCAGGCCGCCGGGCATCTCGCGGTGGCCGCCACCGGCAAGTCCCGTTCCGCGCTCGATCATGCGTTGCGCCCCTACGGCTTCCGCTTCGATTACGACATCATCTACACCGGCGCCGTCGTCACCGGCACCCCCTTCCGCGCCACGTTGCCGGCTGAGCTGGTGCGTCGGCTGATCGCCATGCTTATCGACGTCCCCGGGATCACCGTCTTTGCCACCATGCTCGGCGAGCGCGATGCGCTCTTCACGCAGCTGCCCGCCGGGACGGCGGACAGCACCATCCTCCGCGATTACACGCGAATGACCCTCGCCGATATCGCCGATGCCCACGAGTTCGTCGGCCTCCCGCTGTGGGTCACCGACGGCGACCTCCACGAGCTTGCCCAGCGCCTGGCGGAGCAATTCCCCGAGGTGGACGTGGTTACCAACCAGATGTTCGTGGACATCGTGCCCAAGGGCGCGTCCAAGGGCTCCGGGCTGATCAACCTCATGACCCATCTCGGGCTTGATCGCTCAGCAGTCACCCTCTATACCTTCGGCGATTCATGGAACGACCTCTCGATGCACGCCATCGCCGACCGTTCCTTCGCCTTCCCCTGGTCCCCCGCCGAAGTCATCGACACCGCCGATGAGGTCATTGAATCGGTAGCGGGGGCATTGCCTCAATTGCGCTAG
- a CDS encoding methionine ABC transporter permease, translating into MTTTILAANWDRLGGTFLEAIVDTLIMVSLTMVVGGLLGLLVGVLLYTTRSGAVLQNKPVYWLLNLLVNFIRPIPFIIMIAMFAPLTLSVVGTTIGRSAAVFIMCIAATFAVARIVEQNLVAIDPGVIEAARAMGASPLRIITTVILPEALGPLILGYTFIFIAVVDMSAMAGYVGGGGIGDFAIVYGYRNYDLEVTYAAVIVIVVIVQIAQLLGNWISRKIMRR; encoded by the coding sequence ATGACCACCACCATTCTCGCCGCGAACTGGGACCGTTTGGGCGGTACCTTCCTCGAGGCGATCGTCGATACGCTCATTATGGTGTCGCTGACCATGGTGGTCGGCGGCCTCCTCGGCCTCCTCGTCGGCGTGCTGCTCTACACCACTCGTTCGGGCGCGGTGCTGCAGAACAAGCCGGTGTATTGGCTCCTTAACCTGCTGGTGAACTTCATCCGACCGATCCCGTTCATCATCATGATCGCCATGTTCGCACCACTGACCCTGTCGGTGGTGGGCACCACCATTGGCCGGTCGGCGGCCGTGTTCATCATGTGCATCGCCGCGACGTTCGCGGTGGCCCGCATCGTGGAGCAAAACCTCGTCGCCATCGACCCCGGCGTCATTGAGGCCGCCCGAGCCATGGGCGCTAGCCCGCTGCGGATCATCACCACGGTGATCCTGCCGGAGGCGCTCGGGCCGCTCATCCTCGGCTACACCTTCATATTCATCGCCGTGGTTGATATGTCCGCCATGGCCGGCTACGTCGGCGGCGGCGGTATCGGTGACTTCGCCATCGTCTACGGTTACCGCAACTACGACCTGGAGGTTACCTACGCGGCGGTCATCGTCATCGTCGTCATCGTCCAGATCGCTCAGCTGCTGGGCAACTGGATCTCGCGGAAGATCATGCGCCGCTAG
- a CDS encoding methionine ABC transporter ATP-binding protein, translating into MTAPTSRPTTRGTRIEFRGVEKVFHTPSKAEVRAVDGVTLTVEPGEILGVIGYSGAGKSTLVRLINGLDNATAGELLLDGTDVVGLPEAKLRSIRRGIGMIFQQFNLFHSRTAAGNIEYPLKLSGMPKAERKQRVAELLDFVGLGDRGGSYPEQLSGGQKQRVGIARALATNPSLLLADEATSALDPETTQDVLNLLREINRELGITIVVITHEMEVVRYIADKVAVMENGRVVEYGSVYEVFSQPQTDVAARFVSTSLRNTPDRVEAEDLLAHDGRLFTIDLTEDSGFFAAAARAREGGARIGIVHGGVTTLQKHSFGKVTVRLSGPDEAIEGFYNALTRTTDIQEIKR; encoded by the coding sequence GTGACAGCACCCACTAGTCGACCCACTACTCGCGGCACGCGCATCGAGTTCCGCGGCGTCGAAAAGGTCTTCCACACCCCGAGCAAGGCCGAAGTGCGCGCCGTCGACGGCGTCACCTTGACCGTTGAGCCCGGCGAGATCCTCGGAGTCATCGGCTACTCCGGTGCCGGCAAGTCCACCCTCGTGCGCCTGATCAACGGCCTGGACAATGCCACCGCTGGCGAGTTGCTTCTCGACGGCACCGATGTCGTCGGCCTCCCCGAGGCCAAGCTGCGCTCCATCCGCCGCGGCATCGGCATGATCTTCCAGCAGTTCAACCTTTTCCACTCGCGCACCGCGGCCGGCAACATCGAGTACCCGCTCAAGCTGTCGGGTATGCCCAAGGCGGAGCGCAAGCAACGCGTGGCGGAGCTCCTCGACTTCGTGGGGCTGGGCGATCGGGGCGGTTCCTACCCGGAGCAGCTCTCGGGTGGACAGAAGCAGCGCGTCGGCATTGCTCGCGCCCTGGCCACCAACCCCAGCCTGCTCCTGGCGGACGAGGCCACCTCAGCGCTTGACCCGGAGACCACCCAGGACGTGCTCAACCTGCTGCGCGAGATCAACCGCGAGCTGGGCATCACCATCGTCGTCATTACTCACGAGATGGAGGTCGTGCGCTACATCGCCGACAAAGTCGCGGTCATGGAAAACGGCCGGGTCGTCGAGTACGGCAGCGTCTACGAGGTCTTCTCGCAGCCGCAGACCGACGTCGCCGCCCGCTTCGTCTCAACATCCCTGCGCAATACGCCGGACCGGGTGGAGGCCGAAGATCTCCTGGCCCACGACGGGCGCCTGTTCACCATCGACCTCACCGAGGATTCCGGTTTCTTCGCCGCGGCGGCGAGGGCCCGGGAGGGGGGCGCCCGGATCGGCATCGTGCACGGCGGTGTCACCACCCTGCAAAAGCACTCCTTTGGCAAGGTGACGGTTCGCCTGTCCGGACCCGATGAGGCCATCGAGGGCTTTTACAACGCCCTCACCCGCACGACCGATATCCAGGAGATCAAGCGATGA
- a CDS encoding MetQ/NlpA family ABC transporter substrate-binding protein: MNFRRIFAGAAAAVIAATGLVACSSSDSSSDSASGSDNAPIRVGTTDASLGEWDAFTDLAKAEGIEVEIVNFSDFTTPNDALAQGQIDVNKFQHLLFLNNYNEGTGNDLVPISATEIYPLALYWKDHDSLDGIEGQNITIPNDPTNQGRAINVLVQAELITLKEEGLLNPTPADIDEAASKVTITPVDAAQTPTSYHEGTPAIINNSFIERAGIDPLSSIFQDDPSTEQAEPYINVFVTTAAKADDEKINRLAELWKDPSVAEAVQKTSGNTAVAVDRDRAQLAEIMDRLAANN; the protein is encoded by the coding sequence ATGAACTTCCGTCGCATCTTCGCGGGCGCCGCCGCAGCCGTCATCGCTGCCACCGGGCTCGTCGCCTGCTCCTCGTCTGACTCCAGCTCCGACTCGGCCTCCGGTTCCGACAACGCTCCCATCCGCGTCGGTACCACCGACGCCAGCCTCGGCGAGTGGGACGCCTTCACCGACCTGGCCAAGGCGGAAGGCATTGAGGTTGAGATCGTCAACTTCTCCGACTTCACTACCCCGAACGATGCCCTCGCTCAGGGTCAGATCGATGTCAACAAGTTCCAGCACCTGCTGTTTTTGAACAACTACAACGAGGGCACCGGCAACGACCTCGTCCCGATCTCTGCCACCGAGATCTACCCGCTGGCCCTGTACTGGAAGGACCATGATTCCCTCGACGGCATTGAGGGCCAGAACATCACCATCCCCAATGACCCGACCAACCAGGGCCGCGCCATCAACGTGCTCGTGCAGGCTGAGCTGATCACCCTCAAGGAAGAGGGCCTGCTCAACCCGACCCCCGCCGACATCGACGAGGCCGCCTCCAAGGTGACCATCACCCCGGTTGATGCCGCGCAGACCCCGACCTCCTACCACGAGGGCACTCCGGCGATCATCAACAACTCCTTCATCGAGCGCGCCGGCATCGATCCCCTGTCCTCCATCTTCCAGGATGATCCGTCCACGGAGCAGGCCGAGCCCTACATCAACGTCTTCGTCACCACCGCCGCCAAGGCCGACGATGAGAAGATCAACCGTCTGGCCGAGCTGTGGAAGGACCCGTCTGTCGCCGAGGCCGTGCAGAAGACCTCCGGCAACACCGCTGTCGCCGTCGATCGTGACCGCGCCCAGCTCGCCGAGATCATGGACCGTCTGGCAGCCAACAACTAA
- a CDS encoding error-prone DNA polymerase, translating to MRFNGGAPLNWSRLERILSGREGPTPVPVDHLGTEAPRRPVGQSGQSGTPFAELHAVSSYSFLGGASEPEELVTRAVELGLSALALVDRDGFYGAVKFAEAAAAVDLPTIFGAELTMGDRILTVLARSPEGYRRLSHLMTDAHMITGVKGEVSYPPLEGVAEALDGHGLVLLGWEWSDDIGEVIAAFGTDNVVLEYTATMTPEDADHHELLDRWNNLRAVATAVPGAATRDRSRLAGAKRALARRLSLPDAEPDLHPMGAPWMRSGDQMVRLLPGRESLVEQTLAVARECAFTLDLVAPELPDFPTPNGHSEMSWLREKTRERARRRYATRPEDIRERAHRQIDYELEVIEQLNFPGYFLIVCDLVDFCRDHNILCQGRGSAANSAVCFALGITNAEPISAGLLFERFLSPNRDGPPDIDIDIESGRREEVIQYVYERHGRAKAAQVANVITYRTKGSVRDAARALGYPQGSADAWSKGTAEPPPEVLELAAQFKGQPRHLGIHSGGMVICDRPIADVVPVEWARMEKRSVVQWDKDDCASAGLVKFDLLGLGMLEALHHMMDLVEEQHGRRVNLWELDLAEPAVYDMLCRADAVGVFQVESRAQLSTLPRLKPRCFFDLVVEVALIRPGPIQGGSVHPYLRRRDGLEEITYDHPVLEKSLGKTLGIPLFQEQLMQVAVDAAGFSGAEADELRRAMGSKRSPARMAALRDRFFRGAHETNGIDGAVAEKLWNKIVAFAAYGFPESHSQSFASLVYFSAWFKHHYPAEFCVGLLRAQPMGFYSPQSLIQDARRHGVQILPVDVNESGEHARVVDGQIRMGLNLINGVKEAAARIEAAAPFTGIPDLSRRADLTVAHVEALARAGALDCFGIDRRQALWEAGVAATEREGMLPGLSAIEAPALPGMSSLELLVADVSSTGVTPQTQPMAMVRDQLAEAGILRACDLRSVPDGTRVRIAGVVTHRQRPQTASGLTFLGMEDETGLMNVMVSVGLWKRQRVVARTSKVLVVRGIVQNATGATSVVADRLEPLTIGEWFSRGSRDFR from the coding sequence ATGAGATTTAATGGCGGGGCGCCCCTCAACTGGTCGCGGCTGGAGCGCATCCTCTCCGGCCGCGAGGGCCCCACGCCGGTCCCGGTCGATCACCTGGGTACGGAGGCCCCTCGTCGCCCGGTGGGCCAGTCGGGTCAGTCGGGCACACCCTTCGCCGAGCTTCATGCCGTCTCGTCCTACAGCTTCCTGGGTGGGGCCAGCGAGCCGGAGGAGCTGGTGACCAGGGCCGTCGAACTTGGCTTGTCCGCCTTGGCGTTGGTGGATCGCGATGGGTTTTATGGCGCGGTGAAATTTGCCGAGGCCGCCGCCGCGGTGGACCTGCCCACCATCTTCGGGGCGGAGCTGACGATGGGGGATCGCATCCTCACCGTGTTGGCCCGCAGCCCCGAGGGTTATCGTCGGCTATCGCACCTGATGACCGATGCGCACATGATCACCGGGGTGAAAGGCGAGGTGTCCTATCCTCCCCTGGAGGGTGTGGCAGAAGCCCTCGATGGGCACGGCCTGGTGCTGCTTGGATGGGAATGGTCTGATGACATCGGGGAGGTCATTGCGGCCTTCGGGACCGACAACGTGGTCCTGGAATATACCGCCACCATGACCCCGGAAGACGCTGACCACCACGAACTTCTTGATAGGTGGAACAACCTCCGCGCGGTCGCCACCGCGGTTCCCGGTGCGGCGACCCGGGATCGCTCCCGGCTGGCCGGGGCGAAGCGCGCGCTGGCCCGTCGGCTCTCGCTTCCCGACGCCGAGCCAGACCTGCACCCCATGGGTGCGCCCTGGATGCGCTCAGGCGACCAAATGGTCCGACTCCTGCCGGGCCGAGAATCATTGGTGGAGCAGACCCTCGCCGTGGCCCGGGAGTGCGCCTTCACCCTCGACCTGGTGGCCCCGGAGCTGCCAGACTTTCCCACCCCGAATGGGCACAGCGAAATGTCCTGGTTAAGGGAGAAGACCCGGGAGCGGGCGCGGCGCAGATACGCCACCCGCCCGGAGGATATCCGGGAGCGGGCGCACCGGCAGATCGACTACGAATTGGAGGTGATTGAACAGCTGAACTTCCCCGGGTACTTCCTCATCGTCTGTGACCTCGTGGACTTCTGTCGCGATCACAACATTCTCTGTCAGGGGCGGGGCTCAGCGGCGAACTCGGCAGTGTGCTTCGCGCTCGGCATCACCAACGCCGAGCCCATTAGTGCGGGGCTGTTATTCGAACGTTTTCTCTCACCCAACCGAGATGGCCCACCCGACATTGATATCGACATTGAGTCAGGGCGACGCGAAGAGGTCATCCAGTACGTTTATGAGCGCCACGGGCGGGCGAAAGCAGCCCAAGTAGCCAACGTCATCACCTACCGGACCAAGGGGTCTGTTCGCGACGCCGCCCGCGCCCTCGGCTACCCGCAGGGCAGCGCCGATGCCTGGAGCAAGGGCACCGCCGAACCGCCGCCGGAGGTGCTGGAGCTGGCAGCCCAGTTCAAGGGGCAACCCCGCCACCTGGGCATCCACTCCGGCGGCATGGTCATCTGTGATCGCCCCATCGCCGACGTTGTCCCCGTCGAATGGGCCCGGATGGAAAAGCGCTCGGTTGTGCAATGGGATAAAGACGACTGCGCCTCCGCCGGCCTGGTCAAGTTCGACCTGCTTGGCCTGGGCATGCTCGAAGCCCTGCACCACATGATGGACCTCGTGGAAGAACAACACGGCCGGCGCGTAAACCTGTGGGAGCTGGACCTGGCGGAGCCGGCGGTCTACGACATGCTCTGCCGTGCCGACGCCGTCGGAGTATTCCAGGTCGAATCCCGCGCGCAGCTGTCCACCCTCCCGCGGCTCAAACCCCGCTGTTTTTTCGACCTCGTGGTGGAGGTCGCGCTCATCCGCCCCGGCCCCATCCAGGGCGGATCCGTCCACCCCTACCTGCGCCGCCGGGATGGCCTGGAGGAGATCACCTACGACCACCCCGTGCTGGAAAAATCCCTGGGAAAGACGCTGGGCATCCCACTGTTCCAGGAACAGCTGATGCAGGTGGCTGTCGACGCCGCCGGTTTCAGCGGAGCCGAAGCCGACGAATTGCGCCGCGCCATGGGATCCAAGCGATCCCCGGCCCGGATGGCGGCGCTGCGCGATCGCTTCTTCCGGGGAGCACACGAAACCAACGGCATCGACGGGGCCGTCGCGGAGAAACTATGGAACAAGATCGTCGCGTTCGCCGCCTACGGCTTCCCCGAATCGCATTCCCAATCCTTTGCCTCCCTGGTGTACTTCTCGGCGTGGTTCAAACACCACTACCCGGCGGAGTTCTGCGTTGGCCTGCTCCGCGCCCAACCGATGGGCTTCTACTCCCCACAATCGCTCATCCAGGACGCCCGCCGACACGGGGTGCAGATACTACCGGTGGACGTCAACGAATCCGGTGAGCACGCCCGAGTAGTGGACGGCCAGATCCGGATGGGCCTCAACCTCATCAACGGCGTGAAGGAAGCCGCCGCTCGCATCGAAGCCGCCGCCCCTTTCACCGGCATCCCGGACCTGTCGCGCCGGGCCGATCTCACGGTGGCGCACGTCGAAGCCCTGGCGCGGGCCGGGGCCTTGGACTGCTTTGGCATCGACCGACGGCAAGCATTGTGGGAGGCCGGGGTGGCGGCGACCGAGCGGGAGGGAATGCTGCCAGGGCTCTCGGCCATCGAAGCCCCAGCGTTACCCGGGATGAGCTCACTGGAGCTCCTCGTCGCCGATGTCAGCAGCACCGGGGTGACCCCGCAGACGCAGCCGATGGCGATGGTGCGCGATCAGCTAGCAGAGGCAGGCATCCTCCGGGCCTGCGACCTGCGCAGCGTGCCGGATGGCACGCGGGTACGCATCGCGGGCGTGGTCACACATCGGCAACGACCACAGACCGCCTCAGGGCTGACATTTCTAGGCATGGAGGATGAGACCGGGCTGATGAACGTCATGGTCTCGGTGGGACTATGGAAGCGGCAACGGGTAGTCGCGCGGACCTCAAAGGTGCTGGTGGTGCGGGGAATCGTGCAGAACGCGACCGGGGCGACGAGTGTTGTGGCGGACCGGCTGGAGCCCCTGACGATCGGGGAGTGGTTTAGCCGCGGTTCGCGGGACTTCCGCTAG
- a CDS encoding PIN domain-containing protein: MRDILIRVAGIGIFRARWTNEILDEVFRNLQANRPDIDPEKFRRTRQLMCRAIDDCLVTGYEGLVESLILPDPDDRHVLAAAIKCGAQVIVTENKRDFPQHVMNQYDIEIQGADEFLCDQIDLHSTLVTQAVTYATAAFKNPPKTINDVLDSLARSGAPNAAALLRP, from the coding sequence TTGCGCGACATCCTCATCAGGGTGGCTGGCATCGGCATCTTCCGAGCCCGGTGGACCAATGAAATCCTGGATGAGGTCTTTCGCAATCTCCAGGCCAATCGGCCAGACATCGACCCCGAAAAATTCCGTCGAACTCGTCAACTGATGTGCCGAGCCATAGATGACTGTCTTGTGACCGGATATGAGGGTCTAGTTGAGTCGTTGATCTTGCCAGATCCTGATGACCGGCATGTCCTGGCTGCTGCGATCAAATGCGGTGCTCAGGTGATCGTCACCGAGAACAAGCGAGACTTTCCCCAGCACGTGATGAACCAATACGACATCGAGATACAGGGGGCAGACGAGTTCTTGTGTGATCAGATTGATCTCCACAGCACTCTTGTCACCCAAGCCGTCACCTATGCGACGGCTGCTTTCAAGAATCCACCCAAAACGATCAATGATGTGCTTGATTCTTTGGCCAGGTCGGGGGCCCCGAACGCGGCAGCCCTACTCCGGCCATAG
- a CDS encoding helix-turn-helix domain-containing protein, which yields MSDLQGNETTNNMAVDHAREALAKINSVLSGTSTRQDVYVAVENSDDVIRLSREVATVLQKVLTNVVAGRSVSVVPTSAELTTQQAANLLNVSRPHVVKLIDQDILPAHKVGTHRRIYAADVEAYKHQRDLDARAAADELAALTEGIDLYE from the coding sequence GTGTCGGATCTCCAGGGCAACGAAACCACCAACAACATGGCTGTCGACCACGCTCGCGAGGCGTTGGCAAAGATCAACTCCGTGCTGAGCGGAACGTCTACCCGCCAGGATGTCTACGTCGCCGTGGAGAATTCTGATGACGTGATTCGTCTCTCCAGGGAGGTTGCGACGGTACTCCAGAAGGTCCTAACCAATGTGGTGGCTGGAAGATCGGTGAGCGTGGTGCCTACGAGCGCAGAGCTGACCACTCAGCAGGCAGCAAATTTACTCAATGTCTCCCGCCCCCATGTGGTCAAGCTGATAGATCAGGATATTTTGCCCGCCCACAAGGTCGGCACTCATCGGCGTATATATGCGGCTGATGTAGAAGCCTACAAACACCAACGGGACCTCGACGCCCGCGCGGCCGCAGACGAGCTCGCCGCCCTCACCGAGGGGATAGACCTCTACGAGTGA
- a CDS encoding PH domain-containing protein: protein MNPVSPKLVTARYLSRLPWIAVLGISFAVAAWLLSPWLWIGAGVFVAFFLWQLWLIPAQVKLLGWQETADELLITKGKLWHTFTVVPYGRIQFVDVTAGPIDRPLGMKTLELHTASATSDSSVEGLPAEVADALRDRLAIKARERMSGL from the coding sequence ATGAATCCCGTTTCTCCCAAGCTGGTCACTGCCCGATATCTCAGCCGATTGCCCTGGATTGCCGTGCTGGGGATCAGTTTCGCCGTTGCCGCCTGGCTGCTGAGCCCGTGGTTGTGGATCGGGGCTGGGGTTTTTGTGGCGTTCTTTCTCTGGCAGCTGTGGCTCATCCCTGCTCAGGTCAAGCTGTTGGGTTGGCAGGAAACGGCGGATGAGCTGCTGATCACGAAGGGCAAGCTCTGGCACACCTTCACAGTTGTGCCTTATGGCCGCATTCAGTTCGTCGACGTCACCGCGGGGCCCATCGATCGGCCCCTGGGAATGAAGACCCTGGAGCTGCACACGGCGTCGGCCACCTCTGATTCTTCGGTCGAGGGGTTGCCCGCCGAAGTGGCGGATGCCTTGCGCGATCGCCTGGCCATCAAGGCCCGCGAGAGGATGAGCGGCCTGTGA
- a CDS encoding PH domain-containing protein, which yields MNEEFRHVHRLTPLLRFWTVILAAIAVAAVNINATMLGIAYGWLTAGNILPVILGVAGFIALCGIIWLVSQVWWKATGFRLTDEEISLKKGVLSRQLRTARYDRIQAVDVVESVIARIFRLASVRVETAGGSDSVIEIAFLPRAEAEELRVEVLARAKGEVAVQEEVVEVGAPLVPEIPIARSLAGAALQGSLIGAVAVIIGFLLSPLTWAASVPIIIGIFPTVWGQIDRSWKFTAFLDGDTLNLSYGLADRRRQSIPLHRIHGVTVHQPILWRFFGWWYVKVSVAGYGVDTKQESSSTLLPVGSREQAVALLALVSPLDPEQIEASARPEGATTPTFTSPASARWVSPIDLQQQAVTVLIDAVVVHSGRLARRVKVVAPAHIQELSLTRGPLQQALGLCTVRFDLVPGPVMMAGEDLTPEDGRTLVDTLRQRKLPTPRQETPADAMLHTSPPPPSSTDSSTDAPEAWESAPPQ from the coding sequence GTGAATGAGGAGTTTCGTCATGTTCATCGCCTGACTCCGCTGCTGCGGTTTTGGACGGTCATCCTGGCTGCCATCGCCGTCGCGGCCGTCAACATCAACGCGACCATGCTCGGTATTGCCTACGGCTGGCTGACCGCGGGGAACATCCTGCCGGTCATCCTCGGGGTCGCCGGTTTTATCGCTCTGTGCGGGATCATCTGGCTCGTGTCGCAGGTGTGGTGGAAGGCCACCGGGTTCCGGCTCACCGATGAAGAGATTTCCCTGAAGAAGGGCGTGCTGAGCCGCCAGTTGCGCACTGCTCGCTACGACCGGATCCAGGCCGTCGACGTCGTCGAATCGGTTATCGCGCGGATCTTCCGTCTCGCGTCGGTTCGGGTGGAGACCGCGGGTGGTAGCGATTCCGTCATTGAGATCGCCTTCCTGCCCCGCGCCGAAGCGGAGGAACTACGGGTCGAGGTGCTGGCTAGGGCCAAGGGTGAGGTAGCGGTTCAGGAGGAGGTCGTGGAAGTCGGCGCGCCCCTCGTCCCCGAAATCCCCATCGCCCGCTCGCTGGCCGGTGCAGCCCTCCAGGGCTCGCTGATCGGCGCGGTCGCCGTCATCATCGGTTTCCTCCTCAGCCCGCTGACCTGGGCCGCCTCCGTGCCGATCATCATCGGTATCTTCCCCACGGTGTGGGGCCAGATCGACCGCAGCTGGAAGTTCACCGCCTTCCTCGACGGCGACACTCTCAACCTCTCCTACGGTCTGGCCGATCGCCGCCGCCAATCCATCCCGCTCCACCGCATCCACGGCGTGACAGTCCATCAGCCGATCTTGTGGCGCTTCTTCGGCTGGTGGTACGTCAAGGTCTCCGTCGCCGGCTACGGCGTGGATACCAAGCAGGAATCAAGCAGCACGTTGCTGCCCGTTGGTTCCCGTGAGCAGGCCGTCGCCCTCTTGGCACTGGTCAGTCCGCTCGACCCGGAGCAGATCGAGGCCTCCGCCCGCCCGGAGGGCGCCACCACACCGACGTTTACGTCGCCGGCTTCCGCCCGGTGGGTGTCACCCATCGACCTGCAGCAACAAGCTGTCACTGTGCTTATCGACGCCGTCGTGGTCCACAGCGGGCGCCTCGCCCGCCGCGTCAAGGTCGTCGCCCCCGCCCACATCCAGGAATTATCGCTCACCCGCGGCCCGTTGCAGCAGGCCCTTGGCCTGTGCACCGTCCGCTTCGACCTCGTTCCCGGCCCCGTCATGATGGCCGGTGAAGACCTCACCCCGGAGGACGGCCGGACGCTCGTGGATACCCTGCGCCAGCGAAAGCTCCCTACACCCCGCCAGGAAACCCCAGCTGACGCCATGCTTCATACGTCGCCACCGCCGCCGAGTTCGACAGATTCATCGACCGACGCCCCGGAAGCATGGGAATCCGCACCTCCCCAGTAA
- a CDS encoding tRNA (cytidine(34)-2'-O)-methyltransferase: MPILHVIFDNPVIPPNTGNAIRMCAGTGAHLHLVEPLGFDLTEKNLRRAGLDYHDLADVTVHPDFDSCLSTLPSSRIFAFTTTSSTWHTAIDYQERDALLFGTEPSGLPAEHLAHPRITGEVRIPMLPGRRSMNLSNSAAVATYEAWRQLGFPGGV; the protein is encoded by the coding sequence ATGCCCATCCTGCACGTCATCTTCGATAATCCCGTCATTCCCCCGAATACGGGCAACGCGATTCGCATGTGCGCGGGCACCGGGGCGCACCTGCATTTGGTGGAGCCCCTGGGATTTGATCTCACGGAGAAGAATCTTCGCCGGGCGGGGTTGGACTATCACGATTTGGCGGATGTCACGGTCCATCCGGACTTTGACAGCTGCTTATCGACGCTCCCCTCCTCCCGCATCTTCGCCTTCACCACCACGTCAAGCACGTGGCACACGGCGATTGACTACCAGGAGCGTGATGCGTTGCTGTTCGGCACGGAGCCCTCCGGGCTCCCCGCCGAACATCTAGCTCATCCCCGGATTACTGGGGAGGTGCGGATTCCCATGCTTCCGGGGCGTCGGTCGATGAATCTGTCGAACTCGGCGGCGGTGGCGACGTATGAAGCATGGCGTCAGCTGGGGTTTCCTGGCGGGGTGTAG